From one Bordetella genomosp. 9 genomic stretch:
- a CDS encoding DinB family protein, with the protein MLNAASARMLADYKRWANRETFAIVMALPSDEIYKDRVSLFKSFATSLNHTYVVDLIWQAHIEGREHGIAALNAVTHPEIEDLWRAQQELDDWYIDWSAAQTDESLAREKDFALIGGNTGRMSNGEMLMHVVNHNSYHRGFVADLLTQMSAPRPSVDLPVYKRKLAEGAIRA; encoded by the coding sequence ATGCTGAATGCCGCATCCGCCCGCATGCTCGCCGACTACAAGCGGTGGGCCAATCGCGAAACCTTCGCCATCGTGATGGCGCTGCCGTCGGACGAGATCTACAAGGACCGGGTGTCCCTGTTCAAGAGCTTCGCCACGTCGCTGAACCATACCTATGTGGTGGACCTGATCTGGCAGGCCCATATCGAAGGCCGCGAACACGGGATAGCGGCGCTGAACGCCGTCACGCATCCGGAAATAGAGGACCTGTGGCGGGCGCAGCAGGAACTCGACGACTGGTACATCGACTGGTCGGCCGCGCAGACGGACGAATCCCTGGCGCGGGAAAAGGATTTTGCCCTGATTGGCGGAAACACCGGACGCATGTCGAACGGTGAAATGCTGATGCACGTGGTCAATCACAACAGCTATCACCGCGGCTTCGTGGCGGACCTGCTGACGCAGATGTCGGCCCCCCGCCCCAGCGTGGACCTGCCGGTGTACAAGCGCAAGCTGGCCGAAGGCGCGATCCGCGCGTAG
- a CDS encoding AraC family transcriptional regulator: MHARAISLLQALAPAEGYNLTVLPDVRILRSDRPLASTPVLYDPGIVIVCQGTKRGYFGDEVYVYDERHYLAVSVPVPFTMETDATARRPLLAIYMHLDFALAAELILEIDRLGGVPPAGNPRSMTSSPMDEDFFASVLRLLAALSRPLEGELLGRSLVREIYFRVLTGPQGEAIRAALSMQGRFGKVGKALRRIHAGYATRLDIHALAAESGMSVPAFHAAFKAVTSTSPMQYLKSTRLHQARLLMVREAYTAAVACHAVGYESASQFNREFKRLFGLTPAAEARRMKASFALPPAHAHAVYVSSH, from the coding sequence ATGCATGCCAGGGCGATTTCGCTGCTGCAGGCCTTGGCGCCGGCCGAAGGCTATAACCTGACCGTCTTGCCCGATGTCCGCATCCTGCGGTCGGATCGTCCGCTGGCAAGTACACCCGTCCTCTACGACCCCGGCATCGTGATCGTGTGCCAGGGGACCAAGCGCGGCTACTTCGGCGACGAGGTCTATGTCTATGACGAGCGGCATTACCTGGCGGTCTCCGTCCCCGTGCCCTTCACCATGGAAACCGACGCCACGGCACGGCGGCCCCTGCTGGCCATCTACATGCACCTGGACTTCGCGCTGGCGGCGGAATTGATCCTGGAGATCGATCGCCTGGGCGGCGTGCCGCCCGCAGGCAATCCGCGCAGCATGACGTCCAGTCCGATGGATGAGGATTTCTTCGCGTCGGTGCTGCGCCTGTTGGCGGCGCTCAGCCGCCCGCTGGAAGGCGAACTGCTCGGCAGGTCGCTGGTACGCGAAATCTACTTTCGCGTGCTGACGGGCCCGCAGGGCGAGGCCATACGCGCCGCGTTGTCGATGCAGGGCCGGTTCGGCAAAGTCGGCAAGGCCTTGCGCCGCATCCATGCCGGTTATGCAACCCGCCTGGATATCCATGCGCTCGCGGCGGAATCCGGCATGAGCGTGCCGGCTTTCCACGCCGCCTTCAAGGCGGTCACCAGTACCTCACCCATGCAATACCTGAAATCGACGCGTCTGCATCAAGCCAGGCTGTTGATGGTGCGCGAGGCGTACACCGCCGCCGTGGCCTGCCACGCGGTCGGCTACGAAAGCGCTTCGCAATTCAATCGCGAGTTCAAAAGGCTGTTCGGCCTGACGCCGGCGGCGGAGGCGCGGCGCATGAAAGCCAGCTTCGCCTTGCCACCCGCCCATGCGCATGCGGTGTACGTGTCTTCGCATTGA
- a CDS encoding 3-deoxy-7-phosphoheptulonate synthase: MNRLDDPLHDREVGNADSTLDTTRIDDVRIGAVRPLISPALLLDELPVSPAIQDLVERTRGSIADVLHGRDDRLVVVVGPCSIHDHDQAMDYARLLKAAADELREDLLIVMRVYFEKPRTTVGWKGYINDPRLDGSYRINEGLRRARELLLDIAGLGLPTGTEFLDLLSPQFIADLIAWGAIGARTTESQSHRQLSSGLSCPLGFKNGTDGGVQIAADAIVAARASHAFMGMTKMGMAAIFETRGNDDTHVILRGGKQGSNYDAASIDACCQILRKAGLREQVMVDCSHANSNKSHSRQVDVARDVGAQLAAGDRRIVGVMIESHLEEGRQDLKPGVPLQRGVSITDACLGWAQTEPVLRQLAEAVRQRRSAG; encoded by the coding sequence TTGAACCGCCTGGATGACCCTTTACACGACCGTGAAGTCGGCAACGCCGACTCCACCCTGGATACCACTCGCATCGACGATGTGCGCATCGGCGCGGTGCGGCCGCTGATTTCTCCCGCCCTGCTGCTGGATGAGCTGCCGGTCTCGCCCGCCATACAGGACCTGGTGGAGCGCACGCGCGGTTCCATCGCGGACGTGCTGCACGGCCGGGACGACAGGCTGGTCGTGGTGGTGGGCCCCTGCTCCATCCATGACCACGACCAGGCGATGGACTACGCCCGGCTGCTGAAGGCCGCGGCGGACGAGCTGCGCGAAGACCTGCTGATCGTCATGCGAGTGTACTTCGAAAAGCCGCGCACGACCGTGGGCTGGAAAGGGTATATCAACGACCCCCGCCTGGATGGCAGCTACCGCATCAACGAAGGCCTGCGCCGCGCGCGCGAGCTGCTGTTGGACATCGCGGGCCTGGGCCTGCCCACGGGCACCGAATTCCTGGATCTGCTGAGCCCGCAATTCATCGCCGACCTGATCGCCTGGGGCGCCATCGGCGCGCGCACGACGGAAAGCCAGAGCCATCGCCAGCTGTCGTCCGGCCTGAGCTGTCCCCTGGGATTCAAGAACGGGACCGACGGCGGCGTGCAGATCGCCGCGGACGCCATCGTGGCGGCGCGCGCCAGCCACGCCTTCATGGGCATGACCAAGATGGGCATGGCGGCGATCTTCGAAACGCGCGGCAATGACGACACGCACGTGATCCTGCGCGGCGGCAAGCAAGGCAGCAACTACGATGCGGCCAGCATCGACGCCTGCTGCCAGATCCTGAGGAAGGCAGGCCTGCGCGAGCAGGTCATGGTGGACTGCTCCCATGCGAATTCGAACAAGTCGCACAGCAGGCAGGTGGACGTGGCGCGCGACGTCGGTGCACAGCTCGCGGCGGGCGACCGTCGCATCGTCGGCGTCATGATCGAAAGCCATCTGGAGGAAGGCCGCCAAGACCTGAAGCCCGGGGTGCCGCTGCAGCGTGGCGTGTCCATCACGGACGCCTGCCTGGGGTGGGCGCAAACCGAGCCGGTGCTGCGGCAATTGGCCGAGGCGGTGCGCCAGCGCCGCTCGGCGGGCTGA
- a CDS encoding NAD(P)-dependent oxidoreductase encodes MAEAGKTRIGIIGVGQMGHGIAFNIAKAGYPLVFLDHPGNQPVDDLLARGATKAATAADVARQADMVILCVTGTPEVEDVLFKPDGVLAGMRAGTVVVDCSTAIPSSTLKVAQAVEKAGGLFLDAPMTRTPKEAAEGRLNLIVGGDPALFERCKPVLQAYAENIVHAGPIGSGHRLKLLHNYVSLGFSAVLAEAAACARMADVDSAVLLDILAKGGGDGVVLGRLRPYIESGDTGSFRFSIANALKDMGYYTTMAQETGAPHGTAQAIRDTYARASQAGIAQAPVPQIIEYLAGSEPPPAR; translated from the coding sequence ATGGCGGAAGCCGGCAAGACCCGTATCGGCATCATCGGCGTGGGCCAGATGGGCCACGGCATCGCGTTCAATATCGCCAAGGCCGGCTATCCGCTGGTGTTCCTGGACCATCCCGGCAACCAGCCGGTGGACGACCTGCTGGCGCGCGGCGCCACCAAGGCGGCGACCGCGGCCGACGTGGCGCGGCAAGCCGACATGGTCATCCTGTGCGTGACCGGCACCCCGGAAGTCGAAGACGTCCTGTTCAAGCCCGACGGCGTGCTGGCCGGGATGCGCGCGGGCACGGTGGTGGTCGACTGCTCCACCGCCATTCCTTCGTCCACGCTGAAAGTGGCCCAGGCCGTGGAAAAGGCCGGCGGCCTGTTCCTGGATGCGCCCATGACCCGCACGCCCAAGGAAGCCGCCGAAGGCCGGCTGAACCTGATCGTGGGCGGCGACCCCGCCCTGTTCGAACGCTGCAAGCCGGTGCTCCAGGCCTATGCCGAGAACATCGTCCACGCGGGCCCGATCGGCTCGGGCCATCGCCTGAAGCTGCTGCACAACTACGTCTCGCTGGGTTTTTCCGCGGTGCTGGCCGAAGCGGCGGCGTGCGCCAGGATGGCCGACGTGGATTCCGCCGTGCTGCTGGACATCCTGGCCAAGGGCGGCGGCGACGGCGTGGTGCTGGGCCGACTGCGCCCCTATATCGAATCCGGCGATACGGGCAGTTTCCGGTTTTCCATCGCCAACGCGTTGAAGGACATGGGGTACTACACCACCATGGCGCAGGAGACCGGCGCGCCGCATGGCACGGCCCAGGCCATCCGCGATACCTATGCGCGGGCCAGCCAGGCCGGCATCGCGCAGGCGCCCGTGCCGCAGATCATCGAGTATCTGGCTGGGTCGGAGCCGCCGCCAGCCAGGTGA
- a CDS encoding ferritin-like domain-containing protein, producing the protein MNDAAPPNPGQTELRAAALRALALPAWEQKLRQVDAMAPDAPVDCMAVLQEPPDLPGRPSLPPLVPPAQLKPRPVGTLAGRAALIHAIAHIEFNAVNLALDIVWRFAGMPADFYRDWLRVAKEEASHFQLLNAHLATLGHGYGDFPAHNGLWEMAEKTRDDLAARLTLVPRILEARGLDASPQIRDKLLAVGDEAGAAILDIILREEIGHVAVGNRWWRHLCALLGKDSIAWHAELAARHAAPRQRGPFNLEARRAAGFDEAELTWLAAAPTQPDTR; encoded by the coding sequence ATGAATGATGCCGCACCTCCCAATCCCGGGCAGACCGAGCTGCGCGCGGCCGCCCTGCGGGCGCTGGCGCTGCCGGCCTGGGAGCAGAAGCTGCGCCAGGTGGACGCCATGGCGCCGGACGCACCCGTCGACTGCATGGCCGTATTGCAGGAGCCGCCCGACCTGCCCGGCCGGCCTTCGCTTCCCCCACTGGTGCCCCCCGCACAGCTCAAGCCGCGCCCCGTGGGCACCCTGGCCGGCAGGGCGGCGCTGATCCATGCGATCGCGCACATCGAGTTCAACGCCGTCAACCTGGCGCTGGACATCGTGTGGCGCTTCGCCGGCATGCCGGCGGATTTCTACCGCGATTGGCTGCGCGTGGCCAAGGAAGAAGCCAGCCATTTCCAGTTGCTGAACGCGCACCTGGCCACGCTGGGGCACGGCTACGGCGACTTTCCCGCCCACAACGGCCTGTGGGAAATGGCGGAAAAGACGCGCGACGATCTGGCGGCCCGCCTGACCCTGGTGCCGCGCATCCTGGAAGCGCGCGGCCTGGATGCGTCGCCGCAGATACGCGACAAGCTGCTGGCCGTCGGCGACGAGGCCGGCGCGGCCATCCTGGACATCATCCTGCGAGAGGAAATCGGCCACGTCGCGGTCGGCAACCGATGGTGGCGCCATCTATGCGCGCTTCTTGGCAAGGACAGTATCGCCTGGCACGCCGAACTGGCCGCGCGCCATGCCGCACCGCGGCAGCGCGGGCCCTTCAACCTGGAAGCCCGCCGCGCGGCCGGCTTCGACGAGGCGGAACTCACCTGGCTGGCGGCGGCTCCGACCCAGCCAGATACTCGATGA
- a CDS encoding UxaA family hydrolase yields the protein MIHAVLHDAKDTVAVAVVEGITAGTELNAWIMDEDKVIQVKARQDIPIGHKVAMKDMKTGDTVFKYGVDIGKVVADIQAGQHAHVHNIKTKRW from the coding sequence ATGATTCATGCCGTATTGCATGACGCCAAGGACACGGTGGCCGTCGCCGTGGTGGAAGGAATTACCGCGGGCACGGAACTGAACGCCTGGATCATGGATGAAGACAAGGTCATCCAGGTCAAGGCCAGGCAGGACATCCCCATCGGGCACAAGGTGGCGATGAAAGACATGAAGACGGGCGACACGGTCTTCAAGTACGGCGTCGACATCGGCAAGGTGGTGGCCGACATCCAGGCGGGCCAGCACGCGCACGTCCACAACATCAAGACCAAGCGCTGGTAA
- a CDS encoding UxaA family hydrolase — protein sequence MAVISASTTFRGYRRDNGRVGVRNHVIVLPVDDISNAAAEAVANNIKGTMALPHPYGRLQFGEDLELHFRTLIGTGCNPNVAAVIVIGIEEGWTKRIVDAIAKTGKPVAGFSIELHGDHDTIMRASKAAKEFVHYATALQRTECPISDLWVSTKCGESDTTSGCGANPTVGNAFDKLYPLGTTLVFGETSELTGGEHIVAERCANDKVRERFMFMFDRYQAMIDRWKTSDLSESQPTKGNIAGGLTTIEEKAMGNIQKIGKKCRVDGVIDKAEIPDHSGLWFMDSSSAAAEMVTLCAASGYAVHFFPTGQGNVIGNPILPVIKICANPRTVRTMSEHVDVDTSGLLQREMDLDQAGDKLLECMMATINGRWTAAEALGHREFVLTRLFESA from the coding sequence ATGGCTGTCATTTCCGCATCCACCACCTTCCGCGGCTATCGCCGCGACAACGGCCGCGTCGGCGTACGCAATCATGTGATCGTGCTGCCCGTGGACGACATCTCCAATGCCGCCGCCGAAGCCGTGGCGAATAACATCAAGGGCACGATGGCCCTGCCCCATCCCTATGGCCGCCTGCAGTTCGGCGAAGACCTGGAACTGCACTTCCGCACGCTGATCGGCACCGGCTGCAATCCCAACGTCGCCGCCGTCATCGTCATCGGCATCGAGGAAGGCTGGACCAAGCGCATCGTCGACGCCATCGCCAAGACCGGCAAGCCCGTCGCCGGGTTCTCCATCGAACTGCATGGCGACCATGACACCATCATGCGCGCGTCCAAGGCCGCCAAGGAATTCGTGCACTATGCGACCGCGCTGCAGCGCACCGAATGCCCGATCAGCGACCTGTGGGTGTCGACCAAGTGCGGGGAGTCCGACACGACTTCCGGCTGTGGCGCGAATCCCACCGTCGGCAATGCCTTCGACAAGCTGTATCCGCTGGGCACCACGCTGGTGTTCGGCGAGACCTCCGAACTGACCGGCGGCGAACATATCGTGGCCGAGCGCTGCGCCAACGACAAGGTGCGCGAACGCTTCATGTTCATGTTCGACCGCTACCAGGCCATGATCGATCGCTGGAAGACCAGCGACCTGTCCGAATCGCAGCCGACCAAGGGCAATATCGCCGGCGGCCTGACGACGATCGAAGAAAAGGCCATGGGCAACATCCAGAAGATAGGCAAGAAATGCCGCGTCGACGGCGTGATCGACAAGGCGGAGATTCCCGATCACAGCGGGCTGTGGTTCATGGATTCGTCGTCGGCCGCCGCGGAGATGGTCACCCTGTGCGCCGCGTCGGGCTATGCCGTGCACTTCTTTCCCACCGGCCAGGGCAATGTGATCGGCAACCCCATCCTGCCGGTCATCAAGATCTGCGCGAATCCGCGCACCGTGCGCACCATGTCCGAGCACGTCGACGTGGATACGTCGGGGCTGCTGCAACGCGAAATGGACCTGGACCAGGCCGGCGACAAGCTGCTGGAATGCATGATGGCCACCATCAACGGCCGCTGGACGGCGGCGGAAGCGCTGGGCCATCGCGAATTCGTCCTGACGCGGCTGTTCGAAAGCGCCTGA
- a CDS encoding Ldh family oxidoreductase gives MPILQLDALYELAAAALQGAGAHPRMAADTARALIYAESQGIASHGVSRVPFYATHLRNGRADGQAIARIARERGGAVLVDAADGLAFSACALAIEQAIQRAGEHGVSFAGVCNSHHFGVAAYHLDAVARAGMVGLAMGNSPSAMPAWGGKRALFGTNPIAAVFPRRDALPLVIDLSLSEVARGKLMVAARDGKDIPLGWALDADGQPTTDPKAGLAGSMLPMGGAKGAMLALIVELLACALTGAHFGFEADSFFTEQGNRARIGQAFLVIDPGALAGRDVYLERVDTLVSAMLADEGVRLPGQRRAGLEQQARVQGVNVPETLLAEMQELAGRA, from the coding sequence ATGCCCATCCTGCAGCTTGACGCGCTCTACGAACTGGCGGCCGCCGCGCTGCAAGGCGCCGGCGCCCATCCGCGCATGGCCGCGGATACCGCGCGTGCCTTGATCTACGCCGAAAGCCAGGGCATCGCATCCCATGGCGTGTCGCGCGTGCCGTTCTACGCGACGCACCTGCGCAACGGCCGCGCGGATGGCCAGGCCATCGCCCGCATCGCGCGTGAACGCGGCGGCGCGGTCCTGGTGGACGCCGCCGATGGCCTGGCCTTCAGCGCCTGCGCGCTGGCGATCGAGCAGGCCATCCAGCGCGCGGGCGAACATGGCGTGAGCTTCGCCGGCGTCTGCAACAGCCATCATTTCGGCGTGGCGGCCTACCACCTGGACGCGGTGGCCCGGGCCGGCATGGTCGGCCTGGCCATGGGCAACTCGCCTTCGGCGATGCCGGCCTGGGGCGGCAAGCGGGCGCTGTTCGGCACCAATCCCATCGCGGCGGTATTCCCGCGCCGTGACGCGCTGCCGCTGGTGATCGACCTGTCGCTATCGGAAGTCGCGCGCGGCAAGCTGATGGTGGCGGCGCGCGACGGCAAGGACATTCCGCTGGGCTGGGCGCTGGATGCCGACGGGCAGCCCACAACCGATCCCAAGGCGGGCCTGGCCGGCAGCATGCTGCCCATGGGGGGCGCCAAGGGCGCCATGCTGGCGCTCATCGTCGAACTGCTGGCCTGCGCGCTGACCGGCGCGCATTTCGGTTTCGAGGCGGATTCCTTCTTTACGGAGCAAGGCAATCGCGCGCGCATCGGCCAGGCCTTCCTGGTCATCGATCCGGGCGCGCTGGCGGGGCGTGACGTTTACCTGGAACGCGTCGACACGCTGGTATCGGCTATGCTCGCGGACGAAGGCGTGCGCCTGCCCGGGCAACGCCGCGCCGGCCTGGAGCAGCAGGCGCGCGTACAGGGCGTGAACGTGCCCGAGACCTTGCTGGCCGAAATGCAGGAGCTGGCGGGCCGGGCCTGA
- a CDS encoding oxidoreductase gives MSTNNTILITGVSSGFGRALASAALQAGHRVVGTVRSAEAARAFEALHPGLAIARQLDVTDFDAIDGVVADIEAQVGAIDVLVNNAGYGHEGVMEESPLSEMRRQFDVNVFGAVAMMKAVLPYMRQRRRGRILNITSMGGIITMPGIAYYCGSKFALEGISETVGQEVRGFGIFVTAVEPGSFRTDWAGRSMVRTPRAIADYDAVFDPIRKAREEKSGRQLGDPEKAARAMLELLASENPPARLLLGSDALGLVRGKLAAMAEDIDRWENLTRSTDGPPTVQ, from the coding sequence ATGTCCACCAACAACACTATCCTCATCACCGGCGTCAGCAGCGGCTTCGGCCGCGCCCTCGCCAGCGCGGCGCTGCAAGCCGGGCATCGTGTCGTCGGCACCGTGCGCAGCGCGGAAGCGGCCCGCGCGTTCGAAGCGCTGCATCCCGGGCTTGCCATCGCCCGGCAATTGGACGTCACCGACTTCGACGCCATCGATGGCGTGGTGGCGGATATCGAGGCCCAGGTGGGCGCCATCGACGTGCTGGTGAACAACGCCGGCTACGGGCACGAAGGCGTGATGGAAGAGTCGCCCCTGTCCGAAATGCGCCGGCAATTCGACGTCAACGTGTTCGGCGCGGTCGCCATGATGAAGGCCGTCCTGCCGTATATGCGGCAGCGTCGGCGCGGCCGCATCCTGAACATCACGTCGATGGGCGGCATCATCACGATGCCCGGCATCGCCTACTACTGCGGCAGCAAGTTCGCGCTGGAAGGCATCTCCGAAACCGTGGGCCAGGAAGTCCGGGGCTTCGGGATTTTCGTCACGGCGGTGGAGCCCGGGTCCTTCCGCACCGATTGGGCCGGCCGGTCCATGGTCCGCACGCCGCGCGCGATCGCGGACTACGACGCCGTGTTCGATCCCATCCGCAAGGCGCGGGAAGAGAAGAGCGGCAGGCAATTGGGCGACCCCGAAAAGGCGGCCCGCGCCATGCTGGAATTGCTCGCGAGCGAGAATCCGCCTGCGCGCCTGCTGCTGGGCAGCGACGCGCTGGGACTGGTGCGCGGCAAGCTGGCCGCCATGGCGGAGGATATCGATCGGTGGGAAAACCTGACCCGATCCACGGACGGCCCGCCGACAGTGCAATAG
- a CDS encoding Bug family tripartite tricarboxylate transporter substrate binding protein produces the protein MKRISTDLPLSAGRRSALGILGAAGVALAVPSFRTYAQGGDKWPAKPINYVVPFPPGGLTDVAARQVAKAISSSDGWNVVVENKPGGSANIGAAFVSRAEPDGYTWLAMTMSHAANATLFKGKAGYDLMTDLVPLAGLASSPMMIVVNPKSDIKTLADLTKAAKARPGSLSAGSSGNGTPPHLTLALYQQLTGTKLLHVPYKGGAPSLTDLIGGQLDVIFSNYPESLAYVKGGQLRALAVTTKERSPDLPNVPTVAEAGMPDLIVENFTGVMVPAHTDPKLVERIGKAIEKQVRQPEMQKTLTQLGFIPRPRGPAEFKQYLAGEVARWARTIQEANIQVG, from the coding sequence ATGAAACGCATATCCACGGATCTGCCGCTTTCCGCTGGCCGCCGTTCCGCCCTGGGCATCCTGGGTGCCGCCGGCGTCGCGCTTGCCGTGCCGTCGTTCAGGACGTACGCGCAAGGCGGCGACAAATGGCCTGCCAAGCCCATCAACTATGTCGTGCCCTTCCCCCCAGGCGGGCTGACGGACGTGGCGGCGCGCCAGGTCGCCAAGGCGATATCGTCATCCGATGGCTGGAACGTGGTGGTGGAAAACAAGCCGGGCGGCAGCGCCAATATCGGCGCCGCCTTTGTATCGCGGGCCGAGCCGGACGGGTACACCTGGCTTGCGATGACCATGTCGCACGCCGCCAACGCGACGCTGTTCAAGGGGAAGGCCGGGTATGACCTGATGACCGACCTGGTGCCGCTGGCCGGCTTGGCATCCTCGCCCATGATGATCGTGGTCAACCCCAAGAGCGACATCAAGACGCTGGCCGATCTGACCAAGGCGGCGAAGGCCAGGCCTGGTTCCCTGTCAGCCGGTTCCAGCGGCAACGGCACGCCGCCGCACCTGACGCTGGCCCTGTACCAGCAGTTGACCGGCACCAAGCTGCTGCACGTGCCGTACAAGGGCGGCGCACCGTCGCTGACGGACCTGATCGGCGGCCAGCTGGACGTGATCTTTTCCAACTATCCGGAATCGCTGGCCTACGTCAAAGGCGGCCAGTTGCGCGCCCTGGCGGTCACGACGAAAGAGCGCAGCCCCGACCTGCCCAACGTGCCGACCGTGGCGGAGGCCGGAATGCCGGATCTGATCGTCGAGAACTTCACCGGCGTGATGGTGCCCGCGCATACCGATCCCAAGCTGGTGGAACGCATCGGCAAGGCCATCGAAAAGCAGGTGCGGCAGCCGGAAATGCAGAAGACGCTGACGCAGCTGGGCTTCATTCCGCGTCCGCGCGGACCGGCGGAGTTCAAGCAGTACCTGGCGGGCGAAGTCGCGCGCTGGGCCAGGACAATCCAGGAAGCGAACATCCAGGTCGGCTAG
- a CDS encoding hydroxyacid dehydrogenase, translating to MHIVISEFMDAPAVDLLRRDFDVRFEPDLVDRRADLLKALDGADALIVRNRTRVDGEMLAAGRGLKAVGRLGVGLDNIDVVACRDRGIHVLPATGANARAVAEYVVTSALVLMRGVYHDSLAVAQGAWPRPAMSNGREVHGRTLGIVGFGGIGRLTARLARGLDMQVVAHDPMLADDDPAWRESGVTPVPLIELLARSDAVTLHIPLTEGTRNLFDASRIAAMKDGAVLINTARGGIVDEAALAQALRAGKLGGAAVDVFADEPLRAGSPLADAPRLILTPHVAGLSMEANTRVSDMVAQRVAEVLKSGNQHAHPAA from the coding sequence ATGCACATCGTTATTTCCGAATTCATGGACGCGCCGGCGGTGGACCTGCTGCGGCGCGACTTCGACGTGCGGTTCGAACCGGACCTGGTGGACCGGCGCGCCGACCTGCTCAAGGCCCTGGACGGCGCCGACGCCCTGATCGTGCGCAACCGCACCCGCGTGGATGGCGAGATGCTGGCAGCCGGACGCGGGCTGAAGGCCGTGGGCAGGCTGGGCGTGGGACTGGACAACATCGACGTGGTGGCGTGCCGCGATCGCGGCATACATGTGCTGCCCGCGACCGGCGCCAATGCGCGCGCGGTCGCCGAATACGTGGTGACCAGCGCCCTGGTGCTGATGCGCGGCGTCTACCACGACAGCCTGGCGGTGGCGCAAGGCGCCTGGCCGCGCCCGGCGATGTCCAACGGCCGTGAGGTGCATGGCCGCACGCTGGGCATCGTCGGATTCGGCGGCATCGGCCGCCTGACCGCGCGCCTGGCGCGCGGGCTGGATATGCAGGTCGTCGCGCATGACCCGATGCTGGCGGACGACGATCCCGCCTGGCGCGAAAGCGGCGTCACCCCGGTGCCCCTGATCGAGCTGCTGGCGCGGTCGGATGCGGTCACCCTGCATATTCCCCTGACCGAAGGCACGCGCAATCTGTTCGACGCCTCACGCATTGCCGCGATGAAGGACGGCGCCGTGCTGATCAACACGGCGCGCGGCGGCATCGTCGACGAAGCCGCGCTGGCGCAGGCCCTGCGCGCGGGCAAGCTGGGCGGCGCGGCCGTGGACGTGTTCGCCGACGAACCGCTGCGGGCCGGCAGCCCCCTGGCCGATGCGCCGCGGCTGATATTGACGCCGCACGTGGCGGGGCTGAGCATGGAAGCCAACACGCGGGTGTCCGACATGGTGGCGCAACGCGTGGCGGAAGTCTTGAAATCAGGAAACCAACATGCCCATCCTGCAGCTTGA